In Dermacentor variabilis isolate Ectoservices chromosome 7, ASM5094787v1, whole genome shotgun sequence, a genomic segment contains:
- the LOC142588908 gene encoding uncharacterized protein LOC142588908 — translation MGAVAEAALRCSTVVRAVLQRLPVEDLFLCARYDDLWERVAATLLRRRLSFFTLLHEGDVGTACSDGAFIDELRWRLGLAEKACRRPASAIVFSCCEKTYEARAVASCFPDGASVAQVDVLCPIRFQRRGVLERRVARLCVLVLFERPGTEFQCEWLPCVGGHSVEGVDTELAVSREAASLVIARRRRCHCGPKKVTYRHHRTGQPARFALYASSAFNRRTFRRPPSLYHVASCVLGTTRVRVLKHSPGNRYGVPVCWGTAVFGSKTRAASVKYRGSATDFQVSRHLSGVRSEFGSVEDALVLFFQEELLNAPATEVIWSVFSEAAAVLGMAASSLALDVNRVAFNLEPVSDTELSKSLGTPVVVAVLGT, via the exons aTGGGCGCCGTGGCCGAGGCGGCGCTGCGCTGCTCGACGGTGGTGCGCGCTGTCCTCCAGCGGCTGCCCGTCGAAGACCTCTTCCTGTGCGCGCGATACGACGACCTGTGGGAGCGCGTCGCGGCCACGCTGCTTCGCCGGAGGCTCAGCTTCTTCACGCTGCTGCACGAGGGCGACGTCGGAACGGCGTGCTCCGACGGGGCGTTCATCGACGAACTTCGGTGGCGCCTCGGGCTCGCCGAGAAGGCGTGCCGACGACCTGCTTCTGCCATCGTGTTCAGCTGCTGCGAGAAGACCTACGAAGCGCGTGCTGTCGCGTCGTGCTTCCCCGACGGTGCGAGCGTCGCCCAG GTGGATGTCCTGTGCCCCATCCGCTTCCAGAGGCGAGGTGTCCTGGAGAGGCGCGTGGCGCGCCTCTGCGTGCTGGTGTTGTTCGAGAGGCCCGGCACCGAATTCCAATGCGAATGGCTCCCATGCGTTGGCGGACATTCGGTGGAGGGCGTGGACACAGAATTAGCCGTCTCGAGGGAGGCGGCCTCGCTAGTCATCGCCAGGCGTAGACGCTGTCACTGCGGCCCGAAGAAGGTGACGTACCGTCATCACAGGACGGGCCAGCCGGCACGGTTTGCCCTCTATGCCAGCAGCGCCTTCAATCGGAGAACGTTTCGGAGGCCACCCAGCTTGTACCACGTGGCCAGCTGCGTCCTGGGCACGACACGAGTCAGGGTGCTGAAGCACTCTCCCGGAAACCGCTACGGCGTTCCAGTCTGCTGGGGCACCGCGGTGTTCGGGAGCAAGACCAGGGCCGCATCTGTCAAGTACCGAGGGTCCGCGACGGACTTTCAGGTGTCCAGACACCTGTCCGGCGTTAGAAGTGAGTTCGGCAGCGTCGAAGACGCCCTCGTGCTTTTCTTTCAAGAGGAATTGTTGAACGCTCCCGCCACGGAAGTCATCTGGAGCGTTTTCAGTGAGGCGGCTGCCGTTCTGGGAATGGCGGCGAGTTCCTTGGCTTTGGACGTGAATCGTGTGGCATTCAACCTCGAGCCCGTCAGCGACACCGAGTTGTCCAAAAGTCTGGGGACACCCGTCGTCGTAGCCGTCCTTGGAACATGA